GCGgcgggaggtgtgtgtgtgagtgagtgagtgtgtgtgtgtgtgttgaggcttCGGGAAGGTTCGCCATCATTTTGCACTGCATCCACGGTTATTCATGCTTAGACGTCCTTTCTGATCGATGTCCGGGGTGCGATTTGCCGaagggggggtggtgggggggtctgCATGTTCCCCTCCGGCAGTGGGAGATGGACGCCTCTTCACCAGCAGAACATTCCGCAGTGTTTCCAGTGAGAAATGGAGCAAAGCTTTAAGCAGGTCGGCCGCCACATGGGTCcaaatgaaggaagaaaaaagacaaagttctGTGCAATGAGGCTCCGTTTTCCGTTGGAAACGCTTCGCTTTCTGATCAAAACTTCCACTTCACCTCCGTCTCTGTTTACTCGGAGAGCAAACAGCCTAACTTCAGTGACTTCTGATTTTTGCACAACAGCTAACTTTATGATTCTTCACTATATTCTGACATTCAGTTCCTTCTGCTGGGGGAAATGCTCGCCGCCCCCCTCTGCTGGCCTCCTCCCGAATCGCGCCCCGCCCGCATCTGTGCGTTTTTACGTCTCCTTTTTATTTGCACACCGAGACTAGAGCTTTGTATTCTATTTTTTGAACATTACAGAATTATTTTTGTCTATGTATAAACGTGTAACGTGTACGTAAACGGACCAAAAGTGGGAGCGGCGAGCGAGGAGGGCGGTTCCAGGACGAGAGACAGGTGCATCAGTGCGTCGACCTAGTGCCAAGTGTTCATGTTGTTCTCCACCGCAGACCGCATATATGCAGTAGGAGCTCCTTCTATCGGCCTCCAGTCGCCCCAGACGCTTCTTTTCTTCCCTGttatttgggggaaaaaagaaacgaCAAGCCGGGCGCCgacggagagagagaacaaacagaTGTTGGGTTTAGAGTGGCCTTATCGGGGAACCTGTCATACATTTCCATTTTTGAATCATTCCTCATTGTCAGTCTGccaaataatataataataataatgaagaagaagaagaaaaaaaaaaagagaaatgaagcgaccagaggaggagaatgtgtcggagagagagagagagagagagagagaggttcgACGAAACGCTCGTCCACAAATATTGACATGTAGTAGTGTGTGACCGGCAGAGTGTGTGGGAGTGCGAGTGTGAGCGAGGGGCAGGTGCGTGGGCGCGCACATCGATTTGTACAGCGTGTTTGTATAGACGTGTGAATGGGTGCGCGCACGagcgtgtgagcgtgtgtgtgtgtgtggagagcatACTACTGTATGCCTGACTGTTgtatgcatgtctgtgtgtatacagtgagtgtgtgtccaaGCCCgagggtgcgtgtgtgtgtgtgtgtgtgtgtgtgttacagtataTGTCCATATCATTTCTCTCACAATCCTGTTCCAGTACTTTTATACCTCTGGTAGGACTGTATCCTGTATTATTGTGTCTTTGAATTTAGAAGAATCCAATGTTTATCTTATTGTACTGTTCTTCGTAGCAAGGAGAAAACTGTTCAAAAGATGTACAACGAACGTTATCaaactcattttttaatttcattatcttcaatattttttaaaaatggtatgtaattatttttccacagtattacATAAATAAAAGCACTGTTTTTTATAATAGTCTTGCTTCGGTTGTCTCTAACTATCTCTTGTGTACACTCTTAATCTGTTTTTATGTGTCATTGCATgaatattttgacaaaaaaaaaaaaacacaggatggTGTGACTGATGGGGTCAGGAAGACTAAATCATGtacaaacataaaacaacaacaagaaaacccAACACAGCACATCATGCTGTTCAGCCACAGGGTGACGTGATCAGGAGCCACAGATCTTCTGTCTGTCTTGACAGTTTTCAGCCACAAGACGAGATCAAACCAACCAAATTCAACCGAAAGCATCTCAAAGTGTTTTACTCTGACTTTAATCTCAGACTTTGTCCTCATTCAGGACATTGCTGTCCATGTGGGGAAGTGTCTTCCATTTCATCTGGCTTCTGTTACTACGTAGGTTCAGGAATGCTGGAATAAAACTTcacagattaattttttttttttctttataaaccTCTTAGCGACTGAAATTGCACCAGATGGACGGCTGTGGCATGGCTTGGTTGGTAGTGTGGTTGTCAGTGTGAAGGTTGCAGGTTCCATTCCACATGTCAAAGTGCTCATGAGAAGAACGAAGAACCAgaggatggactgagcgccacGCATTGCAGCTGCTCCCAtagaatgtgattaacaatgtAAGCATTTAAGGAGATAATCAAGCAGTGGAGAAATGCTGTGAAgtaaaattcattaaaaaaaacaacttttttgaGGAATTTATTCTTCTCAATGTCATTTTTACTGATGAATATtatgaacaaacagaaaaaactctAATGGCTCAGGTGTTAGGTAAAATTTTTGACAAATTATTGATTAGTTTTACagaatgaaatataaaaaacacaACCAAGTGATTAAAAATCAACTTTAAAAAACGGATTTAAAATAGTAAAggttttttcagccttttttatGTATTGAatataatgattaaaaaaggcAATTTAATAAAGCACAGTACCTCTTTCCTCCGGCAGGTGGCGCGCTCTGCCTTCACGCCTCCATAGGCGCTGCAGCCACCGCAGAAGAAGAACGTCATTGGCCGTCATGGCGTCCACAATGTTGAGGTCGCTTACTAAACTCGGACGTCCTTCAACAAAATTAATATTAAGCCAGAATTTGCTGAGCCCCGGCTGCGCTCTGCTGCAGAACAGGTACGAGGACGAGCGGGAGGAGCGCGGCGCGCGGCGCGGTGTCCGCCGCCCGGTTTTGTTCGCGCTGTTAGCTTGGGCTGTACGTGACTGCGCACCGGGAGGCTAACGCTAGCACGATGCTAAACGCAGTTTCTCgccaaaatgacaacaaaaccaaaacGAACGTGCTTTTAATTAACAGGGTGTTTGTCGGATGTGTATATTGAAGTAGCAGTGGTGTTTCCTGCGTTTCCTGTTAAGCTGCTCGGAGGTTAGCTTGCCGGTGTCACCAGTGTTTACCTTTCAGATCTGACATCTTCACTCAGTTTAAGGTCAAAATGCTTCCTATGAGGAGGACTACACTCCTATAAacgaaatattttcattttaaaaaagctggTGTCCATCATGTGATGATCCTGAATATTTTACTCCATCTTAAACGGAGGAATTACATTCATGCATCAGTTAGCGTTGAGTAAAAATATCCTTTAAATGGCTCAGTTTGCTAAATCTACTCAGCGTGACTGAATTATGTTGTTTTCAGGGTGCCGTCGCCTTATGTCACTTTGTTTTGTAACGCTCCATTATGCAGCATTACATATTTAGGCCAGTAGCATAGCATGCACGCACAAAATTATCTGCAGAGCTTTGATTTAAGATGATATTATAAAGTACACTGAATCAATCCCTACATAGTTTGTGTTAACACAGTTAAATCTATGTAACTCCACAACCTGTAGATACATTGATATTAACCAACGGACTGACTTCCTATTTTATTTTGCAAATCAGAGATTTTTCTTGATGATCTCTGTATCAACTTTCTTTCTTGAGCAATCCATGCAGTTGAATATGAAACATGGGACTGAGAAGTTCTTTTATTCCGACAGATTTTAATCTCAGCTCAATCAAACCCTGAAACAGTGTGGCTGTGGAGGTGAATCAGCCGTCCTGGATTGGTCAGATCTGTTAATCCGTGTCAGCCTGCCAGGCTGGGTGTTGCCCAGATGATCATCCTTTCCAAATCACAGCCTCATCAGTATGAGATTACAGCCTGTCAGGCAGGTGGAGAGCCTGTGCAGTGCTTCTGGCCTCACAGTTGAATAATGATTTGCAGGCAGAAGCAATGGCAGCCGGATCCAGAGTGGATGGAGCAGTACGCCGGGGCGGTGATGTACCCCACCGCCGTCAATGAGAAGTGGACTCCACCTCCATGGAACGGTAAATGACTTCAGGACGCAAGAAGCAGAGGTCAAAGTGTAGATTCAACCTGGTTAAGCTTCAGGCCCAAAGCACAGCCGCACCTGATCAGTTAACATCTTCGTCTTCGTCCCTCCAGACAAAGACCCCCCCGCAGAGAAGGACGTGTCCAACCTGACCATCAACTTCGGGCCCCAGCACCCCGCTGCCCACGGCGTGCTGCGTCTGGTGATGGAGCTCAGCGGAGAGTCCGTCAAGAAGTGCGACCCCCACATCGGCCTGCTGCATCGCGGCACCGAGAAGCTGATCGAGTACAAGACCTACCTGcaggtgcccccccccccgtcccacGGCTCTGTCTGAAGAGAGACGCGTCGACAGAATTAGATTTTCCTGATTCCTGCCTCTCTGATGCTTCAGGCTCTGCCCTACTTCGACCGTCTGGACTATGTGTCTATGATGTGTAACGAGGAGGCCTACTCTCTGGCCGTGGAGAGGCTGCTCAACATCCAGGCTCCGCCCCGCGCCCAGTGGATCAGAGGTACCGTCAGAATGTCCACTGCTCGAGAAATATGCCCATTAAAAGCTGTGAAATTGGTACTTTGATATTTCTTGAGAACCTTAAAAAACGgcttgattttaatttaaatgttctcACTCTAACGTTAGATGGACAGATTAGACAAAAATGTTCCTTTTACTTGTTTCAAAAAGCGACTGAGGGCTACTCTTAGAAAAGGTGGAAATATGTCCAAGTAGTTCAAAAAGCAGCTGGAATCAGGCTCGCAGACGATGTGTGCAGAAATGTTCAGTAACACTAATCTCATAAACTACTGTCTGCCAGCAGGTGGCGTAGTGCCTACATGAACCTGCAGACTTTTCTCAGTTCTACCAGGCGGCAGGAGAATCGGATTTAACGTGCTTCCCGGCAGACCTGCAGTGTTTGACTTGTggaaatttaaaaatcaaacgAAAGTTCAAAGGTTAAAGATGCTAAATCTGAAATAAACCGGAGAAAAGTCCCTacctgcggctgctgctggtttcaaGAGAGGAgatcaaaataatgaaatgacaACGTTAgaatctttttaaaatgttttatttaaattacatTCTGTTTATTTAGTGATTTTAACCATCGTTGGactgctgcagcctctcagtGAGACTGACCCGCTGGACTCATGAATGCTCCGTTTTCCCAGCTGTAAACGTGCGTTCTGTTCCGTCCCTGCAGTCCTGTACGGAGAGCTGACCCGGATCCTGAACCACATCATGGCCATCACCACGCACGCCCTGGACATCGGCGCCATGACGCCTTTCTTCTGGATGTTCGAGGAGCGAGAGAAGGTTGGAGCCTCGCTGCTCGATCGTGCTGAATCCTGCTTCCTCCTGAGAACCCACGTTTTGTAGATCTCTGTTTTCTGTGGCTCATCTGTGTCTCTAGTGTGAAGAAGCGATTGCAGACGGTAATCCATGTGGTTTTGGATTCTTGCAGATGTTTGAGTTCTATGAGCGTGTGTCTGGAGCCAGGATGCATGCGGCCTACGTCCGGCCCGGCGGCGTCCACCAGGTAGGAGGAGGAGACGTTCACATCCCGGAAGCGCCTCTCATGAACAGTTAAAGATAGccgcaaaaataaaaatagataaaCAAATAAAGGTCTGCACATGTTTAATATTCATTGCAGTGAGCTTCAGGGCTGAGAAGTTTTTCcatgagctgcagaaacagtcAGAACTTTGAAACAGTGCTGCGTTGCAGGATTTGCCTCTCGGCCTGATGGACGACATCTACGAGTGGTGCAAGAACTTCTCCATCCGGATCGATGAAGTGGAAGAGGTTGGATGCCTCCGTCTGCCACTTAAATGCTCAGGATGAACGCGAGAGCAGcgctgatttttaatttttccctccctcctctggttAGATGCTGACCAACAATCGCATCTGGAAGAATCGCACGGTGGACATCGGCGTGGTTTCAGCGGAGGAAGCCCTGAACTACGGCTTCAGGTGAGAGGAGACGAGCAGGACGAGTGAAATCAGGACTTCATCtgacgcgtgtgtgtgtttgtgtgtgtgtgtcctcccccCTCAGCGGAGTGATGCTGCGGGGCTCGGGAATCAAGTGGGACCTCAGGAAATCTCAGCCGTACGACAAATACGACGAGGTGGAGTTCGACATCCCCATCGGGAGCAACGGCGACTGTTACGACAGGTAGAGGAGGCGCCGTGTGGCGAGCGGCCCGGCTCTGGGTGTaagacgctgtgtgtgtgtgtctcaggtacctgtgcagggtggaggagatgcGGCAGTCCCTGAGGATCATGCTGCAGGCGCTCAACAAGATGCCGGAGGGCGAGATCAAGGTGGACGACGCCAAAGTGGCTCCGCCCAAGAGGTCCGAGATGAAGGTGAGCCCGCCGCCTCAGCTCCCCTTAaacttcctcctctgtctccctgAACTGTTCGTCTTTTAAGGTGTGTTTCGGCTCTTCCAGATGTCCATGGAGTCTCTGATCCACCACTTCAAGCTGTACACAGAGGGCTACCAGGTGCCTCCGGGCGCCACCTACACCGCCGTGGAGGCGCCCAAGGTGGGACCAGGCTTCCTCCCGCCAGGAAGAGCAGCCGCCCCACTTCCTGCCCCCCTTAATGAATTCTGTGTGTGTTCGGTGACCCGCAGGGGGAGTTCGGCGTCTACCTGGTGTCGGACGGCTCCAGCAGGCCCTACCGCTGCAAGATCAAAGCGCCCGGATTCGCCCACCTGGTAGGAGACGGCGCCGAGCGCCGAACATGAATTATTGATCGGCTTCATTAGACGAGACAAATCGCGAAAACCCTGAAGCCTCACCGGCGTTTCTGTTTCCCGCCGCAGGCCGGACTGGACAAGATGGCCAAAGGTCACATGCTGGCCGACGTGGTGGCCATCATCGGTAAGACAGAGAGCGCCGCCCGCAGGACACGCCCGGAGACGCCCCGGCGTCActcaccctctcctcctccccctcctcctccaggtacaCAGGATATCGTGTTTGGTGAAGTCGACCGCTAGCCGCCCGGGGATCCTCTGCctgcctcacttcctgttctgtgtTCAGCGCCGTGCGGCGGTGGAGGCcgcctgcagccgctgctgtACAGTGCTCCAATACTCCCAATAAATATTTTATGGACTGTAAAGCAGCtgcttctggttttgtttttttgttttttttgtttttttaatctcacaCTTCTGAGAGCTGGACAGACAGGCTGCACGTCCGCcctggtgggtggaggtgggggggggggggaggggagtgGTCTGATGCAAGCTGAGGCAGATGGACTTCAAGCTCAGACCACAACTTCCTCTGTTTGCTGAAAGGCTGAAGAGCGAAGCTCCCCGGCGGTCCGCCAGCGGagtgtgtagtgtagtgtagtgtagtgtgtggagtgtgtagCGTGAGGCATGGctgcgcggcggctgctgctgctggccgtcCCTCTGTGGACGAGCTTCGGACGAGCCGGTGAGTAACCCCTGcaccctctcctcccccccccccgccgccgtccGGCTGGGCTCTGAACTCGACGCTCGGCTCCCGGGGTGGAGGCGCCTCCTCCCCGCTGCTGAAAGCTGCTGCTTTGATGTCGCTGCGTGCCGCCGCTCGCTGTGCCGCCACAGTCTCAGTTCCTGTCAGAAGCTGGCCTCCGCGGTGAGAGCCATCGCCATCGCCATCGCCAGCCAGCCGCTTCGCTGACAGGAGGAAGCTGAGGCCGTCCGTCACGTTCAGAATCTGATCAAATCTGATGCTTCTCCTTCCTCAGTGCGCCTCAGGCAGGTGTTACAGTGGAACTAAAATATTAGTAGTTTTCTGTCACGATTTCCTCAGGAAATCACTGAGCTAAACTCATAAAACGATAAAATTCATCTCTTTAAATAACTTTAAACGGGTTATTTGTGACTCAGATTCATACAAAGTACAACTGCGTCTCCAGAAAACAAACCTATAATCTGTTCAATTGATAAATCGCTTTGACTTATGGGCCAGAAAAGAACAATTCCcacattttatttgtacattTACAAAAGATCCAGTGTTTATGAGATTAATCACTGAGgtctttttatttcactgaattaactgagcacaaaaaaaaaaaacgtctttatGTTTCTGTAAACGGAAGTTTGTGGGGACGCTGGTGGAGATGATATCACTTCCATACACTAAACTCAGAACCAGTTAGTCGCAGCTGTTGGACTGATTCTCCTTCGATCAACAGAAGCGGATCAGTCCGGATCAGTATTGACCTCTCAGCCTCCTGCGATGAGGAGAGCCATCATGTGACCAGAGCTTCCAGGGAAGTGATTCATTTCCTTTGATTTCACATCAAGTGGAAAATGACGTCTTTCAGCGGGTCATCACAGCGGCGCTACTGCAGCAATGTAAACTTTAAATGTATCTGTAAAATAGCAACAGGGAGATTTCTTATATTTATATGGAAAAAACAATTCAATTTAACCATAAAACTTAATTTATTCACaatattttcatgtaatttcaGCAAGAAATCTGACAagccttttgtttttaacactAACCTGTCtggaaagtgttttattaatgaagttcaaacaaacaaacaaaacgtaaaatgaaaaataactcaGAATCACACCTTTACCCCGTATTTACAGTATTCACAGGACATATCGATGGACGGTGGGCTAAAATAACAACGTGAATGTAAAAATGTGGATGCATAAAACCTGTGTCTGGTATGGGatgggagctgtgtgtgtgtgtgtgtgtgtgtgtgtgtgtgtgtgtgtgtgtgtgtgtgtgtgtgtgtgtgtgtgtggagtttgcatgttattcaCATGCGTGTGCTCATCCGGTTCAGCTCTGAGGTGAATTTTTGACCCCAAGTCGCTGCGATCAGCTCCAACAGTTCGTTATCATGAGCTGGAAGGAGCTGTGcagatcacacacacgcacacacacacaaacacacagtcatcGTGACTGGAAAGGAAGAAGCAGAAGTTCATTTAATCTTTCTGATACGTTTAATTGATTCTCTTCATGGATGTAGTAAAACCTGTTGTTTTTAACTCCCTGTGATATTTACTGAGACATAAACGTGTGCAGACAAACTAAAAGTGTTGATTCATAAAActgtaagaaaaacaaagtaaaactgaggagataaaataaagttttgaacCGATAGAAACACTTTTAAAAGACATGATGGGAATTAAAGAGGTTCCACTATTGGtacatttatattttctgtatgttttgacattttttgaaaacatttataaTGAACAAAAGAATCAATATTGAACAAgtgaattaataaaataaagtatttttttagaGTTTAGTTACAAAAACCTAATTTTGACTCGCAGAAATATgatatacatttttatttatacttTCATATTTTAGTATGAAGCTGATGTTCAAAAAGATTAAAGACTCTCCTTCAACTATTCACATTTTCTATATTCATACAAGACATATAGAACTTTAAACCATCATGTTTCTGTTCAACTCAGATGGAATACAAATAAATACTAATTTACCTGCATATAAAAACCCTGAAATTTTAGTGATCTGAGTCTTAATTTGAATTATATTTAAGCTATTTATAGTTGGGCTATTTGTTGCAGAGAACGATTCATAAACGATTTTTTGACATTGAATTCAAGGTTGAGCAGAAATCTTTGTCTTCGCGTTAAGATAAACGTTTTCTATAAGCTCTTTGGAAACATTTTTAGATTATTTGGGATTCTGTCCTGTTAATTCGCTATttcaacaacacaaataaagaaatattaaatgaaattaCTGTAAATACAAtgtaactttgttttttgtagacttctctcctcttttttattTACCACATCAATCGGGGTAAATTAATAGACATACAAGATTTTCGGGGGTTTAGATCCTAAGAAATAATGAATTTGAATGGACTATGTCAGTGTGAATGATTTCCTCAATGTGAAAGAATTTAAAAGTAaattttgaataaatgaaacGAATTATTTGTAGTTTCTGCTGGAGCCTCTGTTGAAATCTGACATGGCGACAGCGGCGTTGCCCCATGAAGCGGCGGCGTTTCGGACGGAACTCTTTCCACAGACTGTTTCACATCGTCCTCGAGCGCTGCCGCTGTTGCTCAGTCTGTTTTGTCTCGGTGTTTCCGCAGCGGCTCTGCGG
The nucleotide sequence above comes from Salarias fasciatus chromosome 3, fSalaFa1.1, whole genome shotgun sequence. Encoded proteins:
- the ndufs2 gene encoding NADH dehydrogenase [ubiquinone] iron-sulfur protein 2, mitochondrial, giving the protein MASTMLRSLTKLGRPSTKLILSQNLLSPGCALLQNRQKQWQPDPEWMEQYAGAVMYPTAVNEKWTPPPWNDKDPPAEKDVSNLTINFGPQHPAAHGVLRLVMELSGESVKKCDPHIGLLHRGTEKLIEYKTYLQALPYFDRLDYVSMMCNEEAYSLAVERLLNIQAPPRAQWIRVLYGELTRILNHIMAITTHALDIGAMTPFFWMFEEREKMFEFYERVSGARMHAAYVRPGGVHQDLPLGLMDDIYEWCKNFSIRIDEVEEMLTNNRIWKNRTVDIGVVSAEEALNYGFSGVMLRGSGIKWDLRKSQPYDKYDEVEFDIPIGSNGDCYDRYLCRVEEMRQSLRIMLQALNKMPEGEIKVDDAKVAPPKRSEMKMSMESLIHHFKLYTEGYQVPPGATYTAVEAPKGEFGVYLVSDGSSRPYRCKIKAPGFAHLAGLDKMAKGHMLADVVAIIGTQDIVFGEVDR